GTTTGTATGGCAACCGGTACGGTCAAATGGTTTAACGATGCCAAGGGTTTTGGTTTCATCACGCCGGACGAGGGTGGCGAAGATCTGTTCGCTCACTTCTCGGCGATCCAGATGAACGGTTTCAAGACCCTGAAGGAAGGTCAGAAGGTTCAGTTCGAGGTCGTTCAAGGCCCGAAGGGCAAGCAGGCTTCGAACATCCAGGCAGCCGCCTGAGGTAGCGCCGTTCGACGCATTGAAAACCCGGCTTCGGCCGGGTTTTTTATTGCAGCGCACAAACCGAATGAAAGGCAGGTTGTTTTTGGATCCTTTTTTGCATGCAAAAACAGCGCAACTTTCCACTCCGGCGATGAATCTTTGCGGTATTAAACTGCGTTTAATACCATATAAAACCATATTCATCGCAACATTCCACTCAGTTATTAAAATACCTCCGATCGCCTGCCGGAACGCGGAAATCAATTACGCATTTCCCCGAATTGGCTAAGTAATCCTACGCAGCCGGCCGGTCGTCCATTCGTCCGAATGGCGTACGATAAGCGACGGAAAGAAAAAGTTCTTTTGGCGATTTCCAAAGCAGCCGGCATCTCATTCGCAATGCCCGCACGTTGAATCATCCGCCTCATCGCCGCATTTCACGAAACGAACGATTCAGCCGGCTCGCCTTGGTGCATCGGCCTCGCCATGACGGAGCACGGCTGTCGTGCAAACG
This is a stretch of genomic DNA from Pandoraea faecigallinarum. It encodes these proteins:
- the cspD gene encoding cold shock domain-containing protein CspD, with the translated sequence MATGTVKWFNDAKGFGFITPDEGGEDLFAHFSAIQMNGFKTLKEGQKVQFEVVQGPKGKQASNIQAAA